Sequence from the Sphingobacteriaceae bacterium GW460-11-11-14-LB5 genome:
GGTAAATACGGCCGATGCCAACGAACAGCATTATGAATTACCTACCGCATTTTTTCAGTATTGCCTTGGCAAAAACTTAAAATACAGTAGTGGTTACTGGAAAGCAGGCGTTAAAGATATAGATACCTCGGAGGATGATATGCTGGCCCTAACCTGCAAAAGGGCCGACTTGCAGAATGGCCAAAATGTTTTGGAACTGGGCTGTGGCTGGGGCTCGCTTTCGCTTTATATGTCGGCAAAGTTTCCGGAGAGTACTTTTACCGTCGTATCTAATTCTGCTACACAGAAAATTTTTATTGATGAAACGGCGAAACAGCGCGGCATACAGAACCTAACGGTTTTAACTGCCGATATGAATACGTTTACGATAGCCGATACATTCGATCGGGTAGTTTCGGTAGAAATGTTTGAGCACATGCGTAACTATAAATTCCTGTTAAACAAGGTGGCTTCCTTTATGAAACCTGATGGCAAGTTATTCGTGCACATATTTACCCACAAAACCCTAGCTTACAAGTTTGAGGTGATTGACGAAACCGACTGGATGAGTAAATACTTTTTTACAGGCGGTATTATGCCTTCCAATCACCTGTTTTTTTACTTTAACGACGACCTCAAGATCGATAAACATTGGGTAGTAAATGGAACCAATTACGGTAAAACCTCCGAAGCCTGGTTAAGCAATATGGACAAACATAAAAAGGAAATCATGCCTATTTTAGAAACGACCTACGGTAAAGATCAGGCGGTAAAATGGTGGGTTTACTGGCGGTTATTTTACATGTCCTGCGCCGAACTGTTCAATTACAATAAAGGGAATGAATGGATGGTGTGCCATTATTTATTTGAAAAGAATAAATAATGTAAGAGGTAAGATGGAAAATGATGGCTGCTAAATTTCCATCTTCCATCTCACATCTTCCGTCATCAATATTACATTG
This genomic interval carries:
- a CDS encoding SAM-dependent methyltransferase → MWYDKLLENDKLPDTALRIGIRKLCKQRLDDETLGNEELQQEKFMDLVAELKQSPIAVNTADANEQHYELPTAFFQYCLGKNLKYSSGYWKAGVKDIDTSEDDMLALTCKRADLQNGQNVLELGCGWGSLSLYMSAKFPESTFTVVSNSATQKIFIDETAKQRGIQNLTVLTADMNTFTIADTFDRVVSVEMFEHMRNYKFLLNKVASFMKPDGKLFVHIFTHKTLAYKFEVIDETDWMSKYFFTGGIMPSNHLFFYFNDDLKIDKHWVVNGTNYGKTSEAWLSNMDKHKKEIMPILETTYGKDQAVKWWVYWRLFYMSCAELFNYNKGNEWMVCHYLFEKNK